In Synechococcus sp. KORDI-52, one genomic interval encodes:
- the aroH gene encoding chorismate mutase has product MTSSPLVLRGLRGATTCMDNSMEAIEEAVSSLMDALMDRNHLTPDQLVSVTFSVTTDLDACFPAAIARRRPGWDAVALLDCQQMAVQGDLPRCIRVLAHAWIPGDQTPVHPYQGEAQRLRPDRSGHN; this is encoded by the coding sequence ATGACCAGCTCACCCCTCGTCCTGAGAGGCCTGCGTGGAGCCACCACCTGCATGGACAACAGCATGGAGGCCATCGAGGAGGCGGTCAGTTCCCTGATGGACGCTCTGATGGATCGCAACCATCTGACCCCCGACCAACTGGTGTCAGTGACCTTCTCGGTCACGACCGATCTCGACGCCTGCTTTCCGGCCGCCATCGCACGGCGGCGACCCGGCTGGGACGCGGTTGCCCTTCTGGACTGCCAGCAAATGGCCGTCCAGGGAGATCTTCCCCGCTGCATCCGGGTTCTGGCCCACGCCTGGATTCCTGGGGATCAGACGCCCGTGCATCCCTACCAAGGGGAGGCGCAGCGACTGCGACCAGACCGATCTGGTCACAACTGA
- the trxA gene encoding thioredoxin, giving the protein MAGAVADFTDAGFEHEVLKASGTVLVDFWAAWCGPCRLIAPLMDWVASDYGDRLSVGKIEVDANPQTRDAYQVQGIPTLILFRNGDVVARHEGAIAKAQLQSFLDANL; this is encoded by the coding sequence TTGGCTGGAGCTGTTGCCGATTTCACCGACGCTGGTTTTGAACATGAAGTCCTCAAGGCTTCCGGCACGGTCCTTGTCGATTTCTGGGCTGCGTGGTGTGGCCCCTGCAGACTGATCGCCCCGTTAATGGATTGGGTGGCGAGCGATTACGGCGATCGCCTCAGCGTTGGGAAAATCGAGGTGGATGCCAATCCCCAGACCCGTGACGCTTATCAGGTGCAGGGCATTCCAACGCTGATCCTCTTCCGCAATGGTGATGTGGTGGCGCGGCATGAAGGTGCCATCGCCAAGGCGCAGCTGCAGTCGTTCTTGGATGCCAACCTCTAA
- a CDS encoding PspA/IM30 family protein, with product MGFFDRLSRLVRANANAAVSSMEDPAKILDQSVADMQADLVKLRQAVALAIASQKRLSNQADQAAAQSKTWYERAELALKKGEESLAREALTRRKTFQETASSLTAQVLAQSGQVESLKKSLVALEGKIAEAKTKKDMLKARAQAAKAQQQLQSAVGNIGTDSAMAAFERMEDKVEALEATGQAAAELAGSDLESQFAALESGGVDDDLEALRAQLKGGPEAVALPPSDAAEAVKPVQVEEVDADLEDLKRSIDKL from the coding sequence ATGGGTTTCTTTGATCGGCTGAGCAGGCTGGTGCGCGCCAACGCCAATGCTGCCGTCAGCAGCATGGAGGATCCCGCCAAAATCCTCGATCAGTCCGTTGCGGACATGCAGGCGGATCTGGTCAAGTTGCGTCAGGCCGTGGCTCTTGCGATCGCAAGCCAGAAGCGCCTCTCGAATCAGGCTGACCAGGCAGCGGCCCAATCGAAAACCTGGTACGAGCGGGCCGAACTGGCCCTGAAAAAAGGAGAGGAATCCCTAGCGCGGGAAGCCCTGACCCGTCGAAAAACATTTCAGGAGACGGCATCTTCATTGACGGCTCAGGTGCTGGCCCAGTCAGGGCAGGTCGAATCGCTCAAGAAAAGTCTGGTTGCCCTCGAAGGAAAAATCGCTGAGGCCAAGACCAAAAAGGACATGCTCAAGGCCCGGGCCCAGGCCGCCAAGGCTCAGCAACAGCTGCAGAGCGCTGTCGGCAACATCGGCACCGATTCGGCCATGGCGGCTTTTGAGCGGATGGAGGACAAGGTGGAGGCCCTGGAAGCCACCGGCCAGGCGGCGGCTGAGCTGGCCGGATCCGACCTGGAGAGCCAGTTCGCAGCGCTTGAAAGCGGTGGTGTCGATGACGATCTCGAAGCTTTGCGGGCTCAGTTGAAGGGCGGTCCTGAAGCGGTTGCTCTGCCTCCATCCGATGCAGCTGAGGCTGTGAAGCCGGTGCAGGTGGAAGAGGTGGATGCTGATCTGGAAGATTTGAAGCGATCCATCGACAAGCTCTGA
- the sppA gene encoding signal peptide peptidase SppA, with product MIWPWRRKSRRRMARIVVEGPITGATRQRVLKALREVKQREFPALLVRIDSPGGTVGDSQEIHAALLRLREQGCRVVASFGNISASGGVYIGVAAEKIVANPGTITGSIGVILRGNDLSKVFERIGIRFDTVKSGPFKDILSPDRPLSDAERCLLQELIDSSYGQFVGVVAKGRNLELETVKRFADGRVFSGEQAQALGLVDELGDEDHARRLAAQLADLDQDDIRPVTLGKQRRKLSGLLPGSQILHQLQRRLSIELMGSGQVLWLYRP from the coding sequence ATGATCTGGCCCTGGCGCCGCAAATCCCGACGACGGATGGCGCGCATCGTTGTTGAAGGCCCCATTACGGGCGCCACCAGGCAGCGGGTGTTGAAAGCTCTGCGGGAGGTAAAGCAGAGGGAATTTCCAGCGTTACTGGTGCGCATCGACAGCCCCGGCGGCACGGTTGGAGACAGCCAGGAAATTCATGCAGCCCTGCTGCGGCTCAGGGAGCAGGGCTGTCGCGTGGTGGCCAGCTTCGGCAATATTTCTGCCTCCGGAGGCGTCTACATCGGCGTTGCGGCAGAAAAAATTGTTGCCAATCCAGGCACGATCACCGGTTCCATCGGGGTGATCCTGCGGGGCAACGACCTCTCCAAGGTGTTCGAACGAATAGGAATTCGCTTCGACACGGTGAAAAGTGGTCCGTTCAAGGACATTCTTTCCCCTGATCGCCCGCTCAGCGATGCAGAACGCTGTCTGCTTCAGGAGCTCATCGACAGCAGCTATGGCCAGTTCGTGGGCGTTGTTGCAAAGGGACGAAACCTTGAGCTGGAGACGGTTAAGCGCTTCGCCGATGGACGGGTGTTCAGCGGCGAACAGGCCCAGGCCCTGGGTTTGGTGGATGAACTCGGCGACGAAGACCATGCCCGCCGCCTCGCGGCCCAGCTGGCCGATCTCGATCAGGACGACATCCGTCCGGTCACCCTGGGCAAGCAACGGCGAAAGCTGAGCGGCCTGCTGCCGGGATCCCAGATCCTGCATCAACTGCAGCGGCGCCTGTCGATCGAGTTGATGGGCAGCGGTCAGGTGCTCTGGCTGTACCGCCCATGA
- a CDS encoding glycosyltransferase family 39 protein: MSASTPGAEGPLSVNVSGRQRRQVLALVLTLGLVITFWRLGSTGVVDETPPLFAAAGRAMADTGDWLTPRVNGLPRYDKPPLVYWLMGFGYALPGREVWDPLGSWAARLPSALATVGLMLGLADTVLRWPFSGDARPRLTALIAPLALAFSPLVLVWSRTAVSDALLSGLLGLSLLLQWRRFAAPQEVAWWPAWVILGFAVLAKGPVAVVLSGLALLMFGALRRDLVQPWRRLRPLPGLLLTALISLPWYALELLVEGQPFWDSFFGYHNFQRFTSVVNDHLQPWWFFGPVMLVAALPFTPYLLLGLLRVPRSRVEPEHSLHQFAACWLLAVLLLFTTAATKLPSYWLPATPAAALLVAQATVGSSRWQRLAWGACLALMACLAAGLWLGSLWVPLIDDPEMPTLSVDLMASGLLGRAALWFTAAAALGTLLLLQRRSAAKALLAMQACLLGFHLTVLIPIAELADLLRQRPVRDAAALMLTQKRSGEPMVMVGAMKPSLHFYTGQVILYEGQSDGALVNIADRLSHEQRQGWRGYPLGRPDASSTVLVLIDRDTAERDHWSDLQPELLGQIGIYEVWRLDRGRLEQRARTLQDHGVRADWREPRPERF; encoded by the coding sequence ATGTCAGCATCAACCCCAGGAGCTGAGGGTCCCTTGTCGGTCAATGTTTCAGGACGCCAGCGACGCCAGGTGCTGGCGCTTGTGCTGACCCTGGGACTCGTCATCACGTTTTGGCGTCTGGGATCCACTGGCGTGGTGGATGAAACCCCGCCGTTGTTTGCCGCAGCCGGGCGAGCCATGGCTGACACCGGCGACTGGCTGACGCCTCGGGTGAACGGCTTGCCCCGTTACGACAAACCGCCCCTGGTGTATTGGCTGATGGGGTTCGGCTATGCCTTGCCCGGACGCGAGGTTTGGGATCCTCTCGGCAGTTGGGCGGCACGGCTTCCTTCCGCCCTGGCCACGGTCGGGCTGATGCTTGGCCTCGCCGATACCGTGCTGCGCTGGCCGTTCTCCGGCGATGCGCGTCCGCGTTTGACGGCACTGATTGCACCGCTGGCGTTGGCCTTCTCGCCCCTGGTGCTCGTCTGGAGCCGCACCGCGGTGAGTGATGCCCTGCTGTCTGGCCTCCTGGGTCTCAGCCTGTTGCTGCAGTGGAGGCGTTTTGCCGCCCCCCAAGAGGTGGCCTGGTGGCCAGCCTGGGTGATTCTCGGATTCGCAGTGCTGGCCAAGGGTCCTGTCGCTGTGGTGCTGTCAGGTCTCGCTCTGCTGATGTTCGGAGCGTTGCGACGGGATCTCGTTCAGCCCTGGCGGCGGCTGCGTCCGCTGCCAGGGTTGCTGCTCACCGCTCTGATCAGCCTTCCCTGGTACGCCCTGGAGTTGCTGGTGGAAGGACAGCCCTTCTGGGACAGCTTTTTTGGCTACCACAACTTTCAACGCTTCACCTCAGTGGTGAACGATCACCTGCAGCCCTGGTGGTTTTTCGGCCCGGTGATGCTCGTGGCTGCGCTGCCCTTCACCCCTTACCTGCTGCTGGGATTGCTTCGGGTGCCTCGATCACGGGTCGAACCTGAACATTCGTTGCATCAATTTGCGGCTTGCTGGTTGTTGGCGGTGTTGCTGCTGTTCACCACTGCAGCCACCAAACTTCCCAGTTATTGGTTGCCCGCCACTCCTGCGGCTGCCCTGTTGGTGGCCCAGGCCACGGTGGGTTCATCGCGCTGGCAAAGGCTTGCCTGGGGAGCCTGCCTGGCTCTGATGGCTTGCCTGGCTGCTGGGTTGTGGCTGGGATCGCTCTGGGTTCCCTTGATTGACGATCCGGAGATGCCGACGTTGTCGGTGGATCTGATGGCCAGTGGTCTGTTGGGACGAGCTGCCTTGTGGTTCACAGCAGCAGCAGCGCTGGGAACATTGCTGCTGCTGCAGCGACGTTCCGCAGCCAAGGCCTTGCTGGCCATGCAGGCTTGTTTGTTGGGATTTCACCTCACTGTTCTGATCCCCATCGCTGAACTTGCAGACCTTCTACGTCAGCGCCCGGTTCGGGATGCAGCAGCTCTCATGCTCACTCAAAAGCGCAGTGGTGAGCCCATGGTCATGGTTGGTGCCATGAAGCCCTCGCTGCACTTCTACACGGGGCAGGTGATCCTCTACGAAGGCCAATCCGATGGGGCATTGGTCAACATTGCAGATCGCCTGTCCCATGAACAGCGCCAGGGTTGGCGGGGATACCCTCTCGGCCGTCCGGATGCCTCCAGCACCGTGCTCGTGCTGATCGATCGCGATACGGCAGAACGGGATCATTGGAGCGACCTGCAGCCTGAGCTGCTGGGTCAGATCGGGATCTACGAGGTGTGGCGTCTGGATCGCGGGCGCCTTGAGCAGCGGGCACGCACCCTGCAGGACCACGGCGTCAGGGCCGATTGGCGTGAGCCGCGTCCGGAGAGGTTCTGA
- a CDS encoding DUF721 domain-containing protein — translation MAIAPESQRRRLPGLELLQSASPPPAEPLSNCLSALQREWRRNDHLAALWQDWPRVAGAQLAPHCRPLSLQRGVLTVGASHPQWRQALLYNRPQLISALHQAGHAVRDLRIQQHHSLQSPALENEASIWSRHPSRTDVHGMGTCPDCGRPAPNGEIKLWGHCGFCHRQSLSAP, via the coding sequence ATGGCGATAGCTCCAGAGTCCCAAAGGCGTCGTCTTCCCGGCCTGGAGCTGCTCCAATCCGCTTCGCCACCACCGGCGGAACCTTTGAGCAACTGCCTGAGCGCATTGCAGCGTGAGTGGCGCAGGAATGATCACCTGGCAGCGTTGTGGCAGGACTGGCCCAGGGTTGCAGGAGCACAACTGGCACCGCACTGCCGCCCCTTATCGCTGCAACGAGGTGTGCTGACCGTTGGTGCGAGCCACCCTCAATGGCGTCAGGCTCTCCTCTACAACCGACCGCAACTGATCAGCGCCTTGCATCAGGCTGGTCACGCGGTGCGTGATTTGCGGATCCAGCAACACCACTCCCTTCAATCCCCTGCGCTGGAGAACGAAGCCAGCATTTGGTCCAGGCATCCCAGCCGCACCGATGTGCACGGGATGGGAACCTGCCCTGACTGCGGCAGGCCGGCACCCAACGGGGAAATCAAACTCTGGGGGCACTGCGGTTTTTGCCACCGCCAGTCTTTGTCTGCGCCCTGA
- a CDS encoding DMT family transporter: protein MPSLRLWFLMVLPFALWGTAMTAMAPLIESTGPWLIAGLRLLPAGLALLLWGQRTGRGLMIDSRDLVWFLLFTLVDATLFQGLLARGMEGTGAGLGSVLIDCQPLLVALMARVFFLESINPIGWMGLAIGLVGIVCIGLPAELLEHWWFLADPPVVQQLFQPGEGLMLLAAVAMAAGTVLIRFASRHSDPVTVTAWHMVLGGLPLLLVHAQQGGDAALTWTAMDWARMVYVSLLGSALAYGLFFWFANQRDLTSFSSLGFLTPVFALATGGWLLGERLDLLQWIGVVLVLVSVIFVSQRRRFWEPLPITEASS from the coding sequence ATGCCGTCCTTGCGACTCTGGTTCCTGATGGTGCTGCCCTTCGCGCTCTGGGGAACCGCCATGACCGCCATGGCGCCTTTGATCGAGAGCACCGGCCCTTGGCTGATCGCTGGGTTACGGCTGCTCCCAGCCGGTTTGGCTCTTCTGCTCTGGGGCCAGCGGACCGGCCGAGGCCTGATGATCGATTCGCGGGATCTGGTGTGGTTCCTTCTGTTCACTCTGGTGGATGCCACCTTGTTTCAAGGTCTTTTGGCGCGGGGGATGGAGGGCACAGGTGCCGGTCTCGGTTCTGTTTTGATCGATTGCCAGCCGCTGCTGGTTGCTCTGATGGCCCGTGTTTTTTTTCTGGAGTCGATCAATCCCATCGGCTGGATGGGGCTGGCCATTGGTTTGGTGGGAATCGTCTGCATCGGCCTCCCCGCAGAGCTGCTGGAGCACTGGTGGTTCCTGGCTGATCCTCCGGTGGTGCAGCAGTTGTTTCAACCCGGCGAGGGTCTGATGTTGCTCGCTGCCGTTGCCATGGCGGCTGGGACGGTGTTGATCCGCTTTGCATCACGCCACAGCGATCCGGTCACCGTGACGGCCTGGCACATGGTGCTGGGGGGACTTCCCCTGCTTTTGGTCCATGCCCAGCAGGGGGGTGATGCTGCTCTGACCTGGACGGCAATGGACTGGGCTCGGATGGTCTACGTGAGCCTGCTTGGAAGTGCTCTGGCCTACGGCTTGTTCTTCTGGTTCGCCAATCAGCGCGATCTCACCAGTTTCAGCAGCCTGGGATTCCTGACTCCGGTCTTCGCTTTGGCCACCGGCGGTTGGTTGCTGGGAGAGCGCCTGGATTTGCTCCAGTGGATTGGTGTGGTGCTGGTGCTTGTGTCCGTGATCTTCGTCAGCCAACGGCGCCGGTTCTGGGAGCCACTGCCGATCACGGAAGCCTCTTCATGA
- a CDS encoding aminotransferase class I/II-fold pyridoxal phosphate-dependent enzyme, which yields MPTSKRLASLGNAVFARVDAAKHAYRLEASSSARPDLVDLSIGSSDLRPPKALLDTMASALMESSSSSYCLQAGLRPFHAAVADWCRHRFDVAVDPDDEVQLLVGSQEGTAHLPLTVLDPGDAALHLDPCYPSHTGGLHLAGARTKALALSPENDWRPDLTTISPQLWEQLKLFVLGYPHNPSARVGDQEDLNRIMAMAARHDVVIAHDNPYVDLALDGEPPSLLQAPNWRECGIEFFSLSKGWCLGGFRLGFAVGAAPLIAALRRAKAVIDFNQSLALQQGAIQALQRFPDWPRQLHPTYRERRDRVVETLRARGWSVPCPEMAMYLWFPLPDAAHRRGWSDEDAARELLQRSGVALTPGSGFGGGGRQWLRMALMRPVHELVNAASRLADAMDD from the coding sequence ATGCCAACCTCTAAGCGGCTCGCCTCTCTGGGCAATGCTGTTTTTGCCCGGGTTGATGCTGCCAAGCACGCTTATCGGCTCGAGGCGTCCTCTTCGGCACGTCCGGATCTGGTGGATCTCTCCATCGGATCGTCTGATCTTCGGCCGCCCAAGGCGTTGTTGGACACCATGGCCTCAGCGCTCATGGAGTCCAGCAGCTCTTCCTATTGCCTGCAAGCTGGACTGAGGCCTTTCCATGCCGCCGTCGCGGACTGGTGTCGCCATCGCTTCGACGTTGCGGTGGATCCTGATGATGAGGTCCAGTTGTTGGTCGGATCCCAGGAAGGAACCGCCCATCTGCCGCTGACGGTGCTGGATCCCGGTGACGCTGCCTTGCATCTGGACCCTTGTTATCCGTCCCATACCGGTGGATTGCACCTGGCGGGAGCCCGGACCAAGGCCCTGGCCCTCTCCCCTGAAAACGACTGGCGGCCGGATCTGACGACCATCAGCCCCCAGCTTTGGGAGCAATTGAAGCTATTCGTTCTGGGGTATCCCCACAACCCTTCAGCTCGGGTGGGGGATCAGGAGGATCTCAATCGCATCATGGCGATGGCGGCTCGGCACGACGTGGTGATCGCTCACGACAATCCCTATGTGGATCTCGCCCTGGATGGAGAGCCTCCCTCGCTTTTGCAGGCTCCGAACTGGAGGGAGTGCGGCATTGAATTCTTCTCTCTTTCGAAGGGCTGGTGCCTTGGGGGATTCAGACTCGGTTTCGCGGTTGGTGCTGCACCACTGATTGCCGCACTGCGTCGCGCCAAGGCCGTCATCGATTTCAATCAGAGCCTGGCCCTGCAGCAGGGGGCGATTCAGGCCTTGCAACGCTTTCCCGATTGGCCGCGGCAACTGCATCCGACCTATCGCGAACGACGGGATCGTGTGGTCGAGACCCTCAGGGCTCGCGGTTGGTCGGTCCCCTGTCCAGAGATGGCGATGTACCTCTGGTTCCCCTTGCCTGATGCGGCCCATCGTCGGGGTTGGAGTGATGAAGATGCCGCCAGGGAACTGCTTCAGCGCAGTGGTGTCGCCTTGACCCCTGGCTCTGGTTTCGGTGGCGGCGGTCGTCAGTGGTTACGCATGGCGCTGATGCGGCCGGTGCATGAATTGGTGAACGCTGCATCGCGTCTCGCGGATGCGATGGATGACTGA
- a CDS encoding ribonuclease P protein component has protein sequence MVLPASMRLRGHRCFSRLHRSSKRQHGTLMVLRIAAGDSNLLRRELRGMEQTTCRCALVISNKVSKRSVKRNRLRRLLHDHLRRRFELRNDLAGRWLLISLRPEAAEAESAQLLEECDSLLRSAGLDP, from the coding sequence ATGGTCCTACCCGCCTCCATGCGATTGCGCGGGCATCGATGCTTCAGCCGTTTGCACCGATCCTCCAAGCGCCAGCACGGAACCTTGATGGTTCTGCGCATTGCAGCTGGTGACTCCAATTTGCTTCGCCGGGAGTTGCGGGGCATGGAGCAAACGACATGCCGCTGCGCTCTGGTGATCAGCAACAAGGTGAGCAAGCGTTCCGTCAAGCGGAACCGGCTCAGGCGGCTTCTGCATGACCACCTGCGTCGACGTTTTGAGCTGCGCAATGACCTGGCGGGTCGGTGGTTGTTGATTAGTCTTCGCCCGGAAGCCGCGGAAGCCGAATCAGCACAGTTGCTCGAAGAATGCGACAGTCTTCTGAGAAGCGCCGGACTGGATCCATGA
- a CDS encoding PH domain-containing protein, with protein MTSIQEDVHYDGGPARGDLIFNILVGFTLIGLPFTIGAVVRALWLRFRITSRRISVTGGWMGKDKTQVVYSQISEVRTVPRGFGAWGDMVLVLKDGARLELRSMPRFREVEAYILERISSRAAKAQEKTTEGFAA; from the coding sequence ATGACCAGCATTCAGGAAGATGTCCACTACGACGGTGGACCAGCCCGTGGGGATCTGATTTTCAACATCCTGGTTGGCTTCACACTGATCGGCCTTCCCTTCACCATCGGGGCCGTTGTTCGGGCCCTTTGGCTGCGCTTCCGCATCACCAGTCGCCGCATCTCTGTGACAGGGGGCTGGATGGGCAAAGACAAAACCCAGGTGGTGTATTCGCAGATCAGCGAGGTACGCACCGTGCCCCGTGGCTTCGGTGCCTGGGGAGACATGGTGTTGGTGCTCAAGGATGGAGCCAGGCTCGAACTGCGCTCGATGCCTCGATTCCGGGAGGTGGAGGCCTACATCCTCGAACGCATCAGCAGCCGAGCGGCCAAAGCCCAGGAGAAAACCACTGAAGGTTTCGCCGCCTGA
- a CDS encoding DUF2808 domain-containing protein: MARSTTRRLLAGAGTAAALLIGSTLTGLHDQSARAQGTPGLVEFRWDTDRDYRKLYYYQTSNLENDRSEWFLTLREKDRKTAILKLTVTVPDYFDSQLKPQRMRLCRTTAGGMLSRSKCLEEIPAVIEVNEDQTEIVVFPDTPLPADGDYSLSIKLFNPQGKRMYQFNALVQAPGDVPMSGYRGSWLIDVD; this comes from the coding sequence ATGGCCCGTTCCACCACCAGACGCTTGCTTGCTGGAGCCGGCACAGCGGCGGCTCTGCTGATTGGCTCAACCCTCACCGGACTGCACGACCAGAGTGCCCGCGCACAAGGCACACCGGGGCTGGTGGAATTCCGCTGGGACACGGATCGCGATTACCGCAAGCTGTACTACTACCAGACCTCAAACCTCGAAAACGACCGATCGGAGTGGTTCCTGACCTTGCGCGAAAAAGACCGCAAGACAGCGATCCTGAAACTAACGGTCACCGTGCCGGACTACTTCGACTCCCAGCTCAAACCCCAGCGCATGCGCCTCTGCCGCACAACCGCCGGTGGAATGCTGAGCCGGAGCAAGTGCCTTGAAGAGATCCCTGCCGTCATCGAAGTCAACGAAGATCAGACAGAGATCGTGGTCTTCCCCGACACTCCGCTGCCCGCAGATGGCGATTACTCGCTCTCGATCAAGTTGTTCAATCCTCAGGGGAAGCGCATGTATCAGTTCAACGCCTTGGTGCAGGCCCCCGGAGATGTGCCGATGTCCGGCTACCGCGGCAGCTGGCTGATCGACGTGGACTGA
- the rpmH gene encoding 50S ribosomal protein L34 produces MTKRTLGGTNRKRKRVSGFRVRMRSHTGRRVIRTRRKRGRARLAA; encoded by the coding sequence ATGACCAAGCGCACCCTCGGAGGAACAAACCGCAAGAGGAAGCGCGTCTCGGGTTTCCGTGTACGGATGCGTTCCCACACCGGCCGTCGCGTGATCCGCACACGACGCAAGCGCGGTCGCGCCCGCCTCGCAGCCTGA
- a CDS encoding glycosyltransferase: MTDSPLHLVIVNTPIGALGSGEGGGVELTLRSLVQGLVRRGHRLTVVAAKGSTLPADCSGVELLEVEGVNQPSWQHAADHAPVEIPRNGLLPGLWEIALEAGQTADAVINGGYDWLPLWLTQRVSARLFHLVSMGDVASVMRDVIEAVAAWDSRRLAFHTHRQAADFRLPGPANVVGNGFDLSNYTFQRPTNGPLGWAGRIAPEKGLEDAAAAAAALGEQLLVWGFREDEAYARLVESLVPAGTIDWRGFRSTKELQQELGCCRALINTPKWNEAYGNVVVEALACGVPVVAYDRGGPGELISAGRTGWLVPPDDVFALTEALRRVSSIERSLCRSWAEEHASCEVFSQRVESWVRTGLMADVSINPRS; encoded by the coding sequence ATGACGGATTCACCACTTCATCTCGTCATCGTCAACACGCCCATCGGTGCCCTCGGCAGTGGCGAGGGTGGTGGTGTGGAGCTCACCCTCCGATCCTTGGTGCAGGGGTTGGTTCGGCGCGGCCACAGGCTCACGGTTGTGGCCGCCAAGGGCTCCACGCTTCCCGCCGACTGCAGCGGCGTTGAGCTGCTGGAAGTGGAGGGTGTGAATCAGCCGAGCTGGCAGCATGCTGCCGATCATGCTCCGGTCGAGATTCCTCGCAACGGTCTTCTGCCGGGGCTTTGGGAGATCGCCCTCGAGGCAGGCCAAACCGCCGACGCTGTCATCAATGGTGGCTACGACTGGCTGCCGCTATGGCTGACGCAACGGGTCAGCGCCAGGCTCTTTCACCTCGTGAGCATGGGCGATGTGGCTTCGGTGATGCGCGATGTGATCGAAGCCGTCGCCGCCTGGGATTCACGTCGCCTTGCTTTTCACACCCACCGCCAGGCGGCTGATTTCCGTTTGCCGGGCCCCGCCAATGTTGTGGGCAACGGATTTGACCTGAGCAATTACACCTTTCAGAGACCAACCAATGGGCCCCTGGGTTGGGCGGGCCGTATCGCTCCTGAAAAGGGTCTGGAGGATGCGGCAGCTGCGGCAGCTGCTTTGGGAGAGCAACTGCTGGTTTGGGGGTTCCGTGAAGACGAGGCCTACGCCCGGCTGGTGGAATCGCTTGTTCCTGCCGGCACGATCGACTGGCGTGGTTTTCGATCGACCAAGGAGCTCCAGCAGGAGCTGGGGTGCTGCCGCGCCCTGATCAACACACCGAAGTGGAACGAGGCTTACGGCAATGTGGTGGTGGAGGCCCTGGCCTGTGGTGTGCCCGTGGTCGCCTACGACCGGGGTGGACCGGGGGAGCTGATCAGTGCGGGTCGCACAGGCTGGTTGGTGCCGCCCGACGATGTCTTCGCCCTCACGGAGGCTCTGCGGCGCGTCAGCAGCATCGAGCGCTCCCTCTGCCGCAGCTGGGCTGAGGAGCATGCCTCCTGTGAGGTTTTCAGTCAGCGTGTTGAATCGTGGGTTCGAACAGGACTGATGGCGGATGTCAGCATCAACCCCAGGAGCTGA